One window of the Thermodesulfobacteriota bacterium genome contains the following:
- a CDS encoding methylglyoxal synthase, translating to MTYKRIVMEHNKKIALVAHDNKKLDLVEWAKYNRDLLAHHKVYATGTTGKVLEQELGFEILKLQSGPLGGDQQIGAKIVDGDIDFLIFFWDPLEPMPHDPDVKALLRMAVVWNIPIACNRATADFMISSPLMDGEYDRLLPDYDEYRTWRALKGD from the coding sequence ATGACATACAAAAGAATAGTGATGGAGCATAATAAAAAGATAGCACTCGTGGCGCACGATAATAAAAAGCTTGATCTGGTGGAATGGGCTAAATATAACCGTGATCTCCTGGCACATCACAAGGTTTATGCCACTGGCACAACAGGCAAGGTTTTGGAGCAGGAGCTTGGCTTCGAAATTTTAAAGCTCCAGAGTGGCCCCCTGGGAGGTGACCAGCAGATAGGCGCTAAAATTGTCGATGGAGATATAGATTTTCTCATCTTTTTCTGGGATCCGCTGGAACCAATGCCTCACGACCCGGATGTCAAAGCTCTCTTGCGTATGGCGGTGGTCTGGAACATCCCGATTGCATGCAATCGTGCAACCGCCGATTTCATGATCTCATCCCCACTTATGGATGGAGAATATGACCGCTTGTTGCCTGATTATGACGAATATAGAACCTGGAGGGCCTTAAAAGGTGACTAA